A region from the Xenopus laevis strain J_2021 chromosome 4S, Xenopus_laevis_v10.1, whole genome shotgun sequence genome encodes:
- the f3.S gene encoding coagulation factor III (thromboplastin, tissue factor) S homeolog isoform X1 — protein sequence MCRTCLPLTVLLVCSWLLRGHRTLATETTSIGKAVNVRWSSINGKTIIEWEPKPINYTYTVEVAGEGANWKRKCIHTTATECDVTDLLENVNDTYTARIISEVQDTEDFTEEFPYTDSPPFVPYKQTIIGKPVIESYNFSKDITKLTVIVKDPLTPYRFSNGSFKSVRDIFNNDFEYTVFYRRASSTGKKQETSNSNEIVVNVDQGESYCFYVQATIPSRSQNRDSQVSEEKCTTASKNELDVTVLFAVIISVVLIVVIVIALSVMLCKRKRAKPEKAPENDML from the exons ATGTGCAGAACTTGCCTCCCCCTCACAGTCCTGCTTGTGTGCAGCTGGCTATTGCGCGGCCACAGGACTTTAGCCACAG AAACGACAAGCATTGGCAAGGCTGTAAATGTTAGATGGTCATCTATCAATGGCAAGACTATTATTGAGTGGGAACCAAAACCGATAAATTATACATACACAGTGGAAGTGGCTGG TGAAGGTGCCAACTGGAAGAGGAAATGTATCCATACAACAGCCACCGAATGTGATGTGACCGATCTGTTAGAGAATGTGAACGATACATACACCGCTCGTATTATTTCTGAAGTGCAAGACACTGAGGACTTCACAGAGGAGTTCCCTTACACTGATAGCCCTCCATTTGTACCCTATAAGCAGA CAATTATCGGAAAGCCAGTCATTGAAAGTTACAATTTCAGTAAGGACATTACGAAGCTTACGGTCATAGTAAAGGATCCTTTAACGCCATACAGATTCTCTAATGGAAGTTTCAAGAGTGTTCGGGATATTTTCAACAATGACTTTGAATACACCGTTTTTTACAGGAGAGCTTCCAGCACAGGCAAA AAGCAGGAGACAAGTAATAGTAATGAGATTGTCGTCAATGTGGATCAAGGAGAAAGCTACTGCTTTTATGTACAAGCAACTATACCCTCTCGCAGTCAGAACCGTGACAGTCAAGTGTCGGAAGAGAAATGCACTACTGCCAGTAAGAACG AGTTGGATGTTACTGTGCTGTTTGCTGTGATTATATCAGTGGTATTGATCGTTGTGATTGTCATCGCTCTGTCTGTTATGCTTTGTAAACGTAAAAGGGCAAAGCCAGAAAAAGCACCAGAGAATGACATGTTATAA
- the f3.S gene encoding coagulation factor III (thromboplastin, tissue factor) S homeolog isoform X2 has protein sequence MCRTCLPLTVLLVCSWLLRGHRTLATETTSIGKAVNVRWSSINGKTIIEWEPKPINYTYTVEVAGEGANWKRKCIHTTATECDVTDLLENVNDTYTARIISEVQDTEDFTEEFPYTDSPPFVPYKQTIIGKPVIESYNFSKDITKLTVIVKDPLTPYRFSNGSFKSVRDIFNNDFEYTVFYRRASSTGKKQETSNSNEIVVNVDQGESYCFYVQATIPSRSQNRDSQVSEEKCTTASKNASAVGSTSEFIFLCSWMLLCCLL, from the exons ATGTGCAGAACTTGCCTCCCCCTCACAGTCCTGCTTGTGTGCAGCTGGCTATTGCGCGGCCACAGGACTTTAGCCACAG AAACGACAAGCATTGGCAAGGCTGTAAATGTTAGATGGTCATCTATCAATGGCAAGACTATTATTGAGTGGGAACCAAAACCGATAAATTATACATACACAGTGGAAGTGGCTGG TGAAGGTGCCAACTGGAAGAGGAAATGTATCCATACAACAGCCACCGAATGTGATGTGACCGATCTGTTAGAGAATGTGAACGATACATACACCGCTCGTATTATTTCTGAAGTGCAAGACACTGAGGACTTCACAGAGGAGTTCCCTTACACTGATAGCCCTCCATTTGTACCCTATAAGCAGA CAATTATCGGAAAGCCAGTCATTGAAAGTTACAATTTCAGTAAGGACATTACGAAGCTTACGGTCATAGTAAAGGATCCTTTAACGCCATACAGATTCTCTAATGGAAGTTTCAAGAGTGTTCGGGATATTTTCAACAATGACTTTGAATACACCGTTTTTTACAGGAGAGCTTCCAGCACAGGCAAA AAGCAGGAGACAAGTAATAGTAATGAGATTGTCGTCAATGTGGATCAAGGAGAAAGCTACTGCTTTTATGTACAAGCAACTATACCCTCTCGCAGTCAGAACCGTGACAGTCAAGTGTCGGAAGAGAAATGCACTACTGCCAGTAAGAACG CCAGTGCTGTTGGCTCCACAAGTGAATTTATATTCCTATGT AGTTGGATGTTACTGTGCTGTTTGCTGTGA
- the f3.S gene encoding coagulation factor III (thromboplastin, tissue factor) S homeolog precursor, whose amino-acid sequence MCRTCLPLTVLLVCSWLLRGHRTLATETTSIGKAVNVRWSSINGKTIIEWEPKPINYTYTVEVAGEGANWKRKCIHTTATECDVTDLLENVNDTYTARIISEVQDTEDFTEEFPYTDSPPFVPYKQTIIGKPVIESYNFSKDITKLTVIVKDPLTPYRFSNGSFKSVRDIFNNDFEYTVFYRRASSTGKKQETSNSNEIVVNVDQGESYCFYVQATIPSRSQNRDSQVSEEKCTTASKNAASAVGSTSEFIFLCSWMLLCCLL is encoded by the exons ATGTGCAGAACTTGCCTCCCCCTCACAGTCCTGCTTGTGTGCAGCTGGCTATTGCGCGGCCACAGGACTTTAGCCACAG AAACGACAAGCATTGGCAAGGCTGTAAATGTTAGATGGTCATCTATCAATGGCAAGACTATTATTGAGTGGGAACCAAAACCGATAAATTATACATACACAGTGGAAGTGGCTGG TGAAGGTGCCAACTGGAAGAGGAAATGTATCCATACAACAGCCACCGAATGTGATGTGACCGATCTGTTAGAGAATGTGAACGATACATACACCGCTCGTATTATTTCTGAAGTGCAAGACACTGAGGACTTCACAGAGGAGTTCCCTTACACTGATAGCCCTCCATTTGTACCCTATAAGCAGA CAATTATCGGAAAGCCAGTCATTGAAAGTTACAATTTCAGTAAGGACATTACGAAGCTTACGGTCATAGTAAAGGATCCTTTAACGCCATACAGATTCTCTAATGGAAGTTTCAAGAGTGTTCGGGATATTTTCAACAATGACTTTGAATACACCGTTTTTTACAGGAGAGCTTCCAGCACAGGCAAA AAGCAGGAGACAAGTAATAGTAATGAGATTGTCGTCAATGTGGATCAAGGAGAAAGCTACTGCTTTTATGTACAAGCAACTATACCCTCTCGCAGTCAGAACCGTGACAGTCAAGTGTCGGAAGAGAAATGCACTACTGCCAGTAAGAACG CAGCCAGTGCTGTTGGCTCCACAAGTGAATTTATATTCCTATGT AGTTGGATGTTACTGTGCTGTTTGCTGTGA